Sequence from the Equus asinus isolate D_3611 breed Donkey chromosome 5, EquAss-T2T_v2, whole genome shotgun sequence genome:
AGTTGGTCCTGTTGTGGCCAGGGGCCAGCTGAGGGGGTGAGCAGGGTGgacccagccctggccccaggaGTTCTGAGAGCTGGGGAGCCCTACTTTGCCCTCAGCCTGGGGCCTTCGTTCccgcccctcctcaccccacctaCACCACTGCAAACTCACCCTGCCCCTCCAGGCTCCCCCTTCCCAAAGGCGAAGCCCAATCCTCACAAGACAGCCTACTGGGAAATGTCCGCAAGCCAGTGATGATCAGCAGTAGCAGGAAGACTCAAACCCGGGGCCCAGGTGGCTTCTGTTCTCCTGCTCCCTGCAGCTTCTGCCTGGGActgctgaggggagggggaagtgagGGGTGGCCTGGTTGCCCCCGACCTGCCATGAGGAGACTGacaggaggctgggggctggaggagaggcgAGGGGGCTCTTGTTTACACTCAGGATTTTCTTGGGGTGGGAGCTGCTAGCTCCTTCAGATGGGCGTATAGTTCTCGGGTTGGTGATTTGGGACCCCAAGAATCCAAAAAGACCCGGACTGGACCTGGGGGAGTGGGACTAGGGCTTCGGGTTAAAGGACGGTTCATAGGCATAAGCCTGATGCTTTGTCCGGGGCAGGgcttctcaaagtggggtcctCAGACTAGTGGTGTggcgtcacctgggagcttgttagaatgtcacttcttgggccccacccagacccacACATCAGAAACTctgcggggggtgggggcggtggggCAACAGCTGGCTGTGTTTAATGAGCCCTTCAGGCCGTTCTCATGCACTGAGGTCCAGAGATTTCTTCTGGGGAGGCCGTGATCCTCCTTTTCCCCGGGCACGAGGAGACCCAGAAATGGCTGCCAACACACTGCGCTAGCCTGcctccacccctgcctcctggggtCACCCTTTCAAAGCAAGCCCTGCCCCCTGTGCTATGGGCAGATGAGGGCAGGGCCTGTCTACACTCCAGCCTGGGTGGGCAGCTGAGCCTCCTTCTGGGGAGGCTGGAAGCACAGTGTGCAGCCCCCAGCCCAGTGGGGCCTCGGCCCTGCTTGTGTTTTGCAGACGGAGGAGGACTACATTCCCTACCCGAGCGTCCACGAGGTAACCGGCTGGACTGCCCTGAGCCAGTCCCCACCCCAAGCCTGGAAGGCACTCAGGCAGGGGCTCTGGACGCCAGGTCCTCCTCCCTGTCAGGAGCCTGACCACAGGCCTTGCTGTATGTGGGTGGGGGACTCAGTTTACAGGCCCAAGACTTCAGAGCCCATTTGAACCCGTAGGCCTCTGAGCCAAGGTCATGCTCCCAGCTCTACCTGTCCCCACCCCTCATTCTTTGAGAATGGGACTTGGGGCTCCACGTGGTCCGGGTCTGGGCCTGCAGTGGGAGGGAAAGGGCTGGAGCAAGTCCCCAGGACGGGGTGGATGCGAACCTGAGACCCACATAGGCTCTGGGATTTCCCTGGATTCCCCTTAGCCATGGCAGAAGTGGCCCCAGGTCTGAGTTGGGGTGTGTCCTGGGCCCCTGGTTGGGTGCAGTGTGGGTGGCTCTCAGCTGAGTCCCCCTTCAGGTCCTGGGGCGAGAAGGGCCATTCCCCCTCATCCTGCTGCCCCAGTTCGGGGGCTACTGGATTGAAGGCACCAACCACGAACTCACCAGCATCCCGGAGACAGAGCCGCTGCAGTCACCCACGGCCAAGGTGAAGCTCGAGTGCAACCCCACAGCCCGCATCTACCGGAAGCACTTTCTCGGCAAGGTGGGGTGTCTACTGGTGTTGAgcagctgggctggggagggagtgggTCACAGTTAGCCCTGGgggaggccaggcctgggaggaagCAGCACCCTTGGGCTGGGTCTGGGTGACAGTCCCAGAGCCCTGAGTCTCAGGGAGTGTACATGATggattcacttatttattcaacaaacatttattgcagAAGGCAGTgttatggcatagtggttaccaGCAGAGACTCTACcatggtttgaatcctggctctgccccctaCTACGTGGGGCATCGGGCAAGTCCCttactctctctgtgcctcagtttcttcatctgtaaaagcaGATGGTGATGATACCCACCTCATGCGGTTGCTGTGAGGCTTCAATGCTTGTAGGATGTTTAGAATGGCATCTGGTGCAAAGTAAGCTCTCAGTCAGGGTCAGCAAATAATGAGCCCCAGCTGTGTGCCTGGCCGTGGTCTAGGCACCAGGTATAcagcagcaaacaaaacagaCCCAAGCCCTGCCCTCGGGCAGCTGGAGGTGGGGGATAGGAAGACACAGGAATGTCGTGGCTTGACCTGGATGGATGCAGTCCCTGCCTCACCAccagccccagggcagggccCCTTCCCAGTAACAACTTTCAGAGTGTCACCCAGGGGTGTTCCAGGCAAGAGTTACTGGGCGAGGCTGTGGGAGCTGGTGGGGGAGGTCACCTGCTGGGACCTTGGATGTGTCCGGTTCCGTGCCAGGTACTGTCTCTGAGTCAGTTTACTCCGAGGTGGCGGAGTATAgcgtgggctctggagcctggtGGCCTGGGTGCGCATGTTGGCGCCTCCATTTAttgatgtgtgaccttgggcgagttatTTAATCttcctgagtctgtttcctcatatgtaaaaatggagataatgaaagCGCATGTGAAGCATTgagaacggtgcctggcacacagtacgCTCCCAGTACCTGTAAGCTGTTATTACTGCATCTTCATTAGTGCTCTGTGACATCAGGATTGTCCTGTTATTACTGCATCTTCATTAGTGCTCTGTGACATCAGGATTGTCCtgtttttacagaagaggaaactgaggctcagagaggtgaagtgacttggtcaaggtcacacaatCACTGAACTAGAAATTGGACCTAGCAGCTCTGGCTGACCTTCCATTAAGACACAGTATGGGAATAAACAATAATGTTGTACTGTAATTATGTAATGGGATAAATATCGCTACAACAGCAGTCagattacaatatataaatgtgtcaaaGTAAACATCGcgtaaatttacacaatgttatgtgtcaaatatattaaaaaaaaaacaggccgCATGGGAGGGTCATGCTCCTAGCCGTGTGTGTGCTGGGAAGAGGGGGTGACTCCTTGGGGGGTTGGGGAGCTGCGTGACCTCAGTCTGGGCACGGGGCATTGGCCTGACCCTGGGGGATATTGTGCTAAGGTGGGGTACAAGGGGTGGAACCCATTGTGACTTCGACTAATCCAGCAGGCCTGGGTTCAGGAGCCATTGCCTGGGGACAAACCCAGAACAGGGCATGGGATCCGCCCCCCCGGGCTGAGCCCTTTGGGTGGAGAGAGACCTAGGCCCCCACCATCCAGAGACCCTCAgccaggtccggcaggtggtgggGTCTGGGGAACCGTGTGGGTCTAGCACATAGTTGGCAGAAAAGTTTGTTGGAGGAGTGACAAGTGACAGAATGGAGGTGGTGCCTCCAGCACAGAAGGATTTGCAGAGGTAGGGGTCAGGGGTCGGAGAGGCATGGTGACTGGGGTCAGGTTAGCAGTGCAGAGAGGCAGGGCCCTTTCCTGACTCCAGGTGCGATGACTGGGGAATCACTGGGCCCTGTCCTGGCAGAGGCAGGAGATCGGGGCGACTTGGGCAGTGACTCCCCGGGACCCTGAGCCCTCTGCTCTAGCTCCTCTGGGCTTGAGCAGGGGGGTTCGGGGAACTCCCCACCCCAGGGAATTCGGTGTAGCCCTCCTTGCCGAGTGCCTGCCACTCCCGCTCTGCGGATGGTGCCAAACATTTGGGGGTTTCCATCACTCTGTGACCAGGCGAGGCTGAGGGGGACCCTGCCCCATGTCCACTCAGACTGCCCCTGAGCTTCAGATTTGTGGGGCACATGCCTTGGCCCCCGCCTCTCTCGCCCCCGCCCTCTGAGCACAGGCGTTCATGTTTAAACAGGACTTACTTCCAGGATGACTCCTGGGGTGGGTGTGGCTGGCGAGCCAGCCCTACTCTCAGGGCCGGGGCTGGCAGTGGgagcccagggctggctggggcgTGATCCCTCTGCACTCCTGGCCCTGGACACCTGGAGctgccagccctgggctcctCTCTGGGGTCCCACTTCTGCCACAGCTACCCCTTGTGCCCTCTGGGATGTTTCTTCCTAACCCTGCGGCTTctccaggtgaggcaggagggtgGGAACCAGCCTGGTGAGCCGCCCAGTGTGTTCATGAGATGTTTCACTTCCTGTTTCTCACGGTCCTTGGCTCCAGGGGCCACAGAGTCAAGGCTGAGCAGTCAGTCGGCATATTTTTATCAAGGACCTCCTGTATGCCCAGCCCTGTGAAGGGCAGGGTCTGGGAGAAAGGTATGCAGGTACAGCTGTGGTCTTGACATTGATGAGGACCCAGAAAGCCAAGGTTACTGCAAACATCCACTGAACACCCACTCTATGCCAGGCACCTTATCTCTTTAGTGCCCGCCACCATCCCACAGGGTCATTGGCCTCACTCCCACTTCATAGacttggaaactgaggcacagagagggaggtgaCCTTCTCAGGCTGcccagctggcaagtggcagagctgggatttgaatgcaGCTCTCTGAGGCAGAGTCTGCTATTAGCCGTGACACCTGCTGTTGGTGAAGGACCCCCATCTGGGCCTGAGGTGGCTTTCTGGTCTGGTTTCCGCAAGCCCCAGGCTCAGCCGctccccctccctggcccccacctcccccacaggAGCATTTCAATTACTACTCACTGGACGCTGCCCTGGGCCACCTTGTCTTCTCACTCAAGTATGATGTCATCGGGGACCAGGAGCACCTGCGGCTGCTGCTCAGGTGAAGACAGGGCGAGGGGATCCTGCGACAGCAGCGAGGGCTGAGATCTTATAATCTGAGAGCCCATCCCATTTTACCCACTCTTCCaatcaaggcccagagaggggcagggattTGCCTGAGGTTGCACAGCAAGTTAGTGCCCAAGCCAGGCTGGGCCCCCATCATCACCTCTGGTCCTCCCTGGGGTCTGCCCACCCTGGTCTTACTTTGTGTGGAGGGGCTCCCATCTCCCTTTCCCACTGCGTAGTCCCTCACTGTGGGCTTTCTCCTCCCAGGACCAAGTGTCGGACATACCATGATGTCATCCCCATCTCCTGCCTCACCGAGTTCCCCAACGTGGTCCAGATGGCAAAGGTGAGACCTCTGCTCCTTCATGCTGAGCCCTCTTTGGGCACCCCAGGCGGGCTCACAGCTGGGCTGCAGCTTTGCCTGAGTGAGCCCTCATCTTAGCTCCAGATCCTAGCCCTGGCGCTGCAGCCCCGTCTCCAAGGGCTGGCCTCTCGCCTGTTCCCGTGATGTCCACATGCTGCCACGTGCTCTGGGCTCCTGTCCCCTGCCTCTATGCTTTTGGAACTCTTTAGATATAAGGGACCCCAGTTCTCTGCACCCCAAACAGCCTTGGCTGTTCCCTCTCCTTTCTGCCGCTGTCCTCCCCAGACCTTGGCCAGGGAGGCCCAGGGCCCTGGTCCTCCTCCTGGCCCCACCCTCAGGCCCTCCCTTATTTCCTCCTGCAGCTGGTGTGTGAAGATGTGAATGTGGATCGATTCTATCCTGTGCTCTACCCCAAGGTATGGCTAGATCTGGGCCCTGCTCACTCAGGGTGGGTAGGTAACTGGGGCACTGAGCGTTTATTGGGCACCTGCTATGTGCAGGATATTTTTCATGAGTTCTCTCACTTAGTCCTCATGATAACCCTGCAAATTCCACAGTTTACAGAAGAGGAACCGGAGGCCCAGAAGGGTTCTGGGCCTTACCCAGGGATGCACAGCATATAAGGAAGGCCTGCGTTTAAACCTAGCATTGTCCACCTCAAAGATGACCTCTGGAAACTCACGGCCATTTGGGACCCTCCCAAGGGCACTCAGTCTGTGCTCCTGCGCCGGGGAGCTCCACTGGCTTTGCCTTCTGACCCCTGAGGACCTGGGGAGAGAGAATAACACAGGCACTCCCGTAAATGCTGTCCCACAGACAGCAGTCGCGCTGCCAGCTTGGGTGCTGAGTGCTGGGTGCTGGGTTCAAGGTGCTGTGACAATGTGGGGAAAAAGGTAGGGGCTTCTGTCTTCAACGAGCTAGGGGGCCTTCCTGAAAGACGTGAGCCTTGAAAGACAGGTAAACCGTGGTAGCTCCAACTGAATCCTAGATCAGGGGGAGGTCCCCGGGGAGTGGTGTGGTCCAGGAAAGGTCCCCTGAAGGACGGGGCCTGAGAAATCAGGTCCTACTTCTcagttacagaagaggaaactgaggccaaaggtGAGGAGGGCAACTTGCTCAAGGCTCCACAGCAAGCGGGTGGGACTTGCTCTGTTCTAGAATGATGAGGTGGGTTTACAGAGGAGCCAAGGAGCAAGTGGGGTGttaaggggtgggggaggggtgggggctgatGGGCAAAACTCAGGAGCAATGGGCTTAGGCTTTGGAGTTCAACAGATCTGAGTTCAtgtcccaactctgccacttgcAAGCTgttgaccttaggcaagttacttaagctctctgaaccttgctttcttcatctgtaaaatgagggcagcAGGAGTGTCTCTCATGGGCTTGttctgaggactaaatgagatgacACATGtggagtgcccagcacagtgcttggcaggTGATAAGAGCAATAAATGGTCACTTGAAAAAGCAGTCTGTTTCACCCATCATCTTCTTCCTGCAGGCTTCCCGCCTCATCGTCACCTTTGATGAGCATGTTATCAGCAATAACTTCAAGTTTGGAGTCATTTATCAGAAGCTTGGGCAGGTGtgctcacctcctccctcccttttctcccaCCCACCTGGCCGTGTACCTGGGACCTCAGACCTTCGCCAGGGAGAGCCCCTTCCCCGGGACTCAGTTTCCCAGGAGCTCAGGGGTGCCAGAGGTCCTCCTTCCAGCCTTCTCTGGGTGTGAATGGGGGTGCGGGGGCCGGATCTGCTCAGGAGCTCCAGCTTTGGTGACCTCTGCCCTGTGTGTGCCCCCAGACCTCCGAGGAAGAACTCTTCAGCACCAATGAGGAGAGCCCCGCCTTCGTGGAGTTCCTCGAATTTCTTGGCCAGAAGGTCAAACTGCAGGACTTCAAGGGGTGAGCGTCAGGGTGGGACCAGCAGAGTAGAATCTGGCCCATGCCCTTGGGCAGAGTGGgagcccccggcccggccccatGGAGGCCTGGCCGGGGCTGGAGACTGAGCCGTGGCCTGGGGGGCCTGGGGCAGGTTCCGAGGAGGCCTGGACGTGACCCACGGGCAGACGGGGACCGAGTCTGTGTACTGCAACTTCCGCAACAAGGAGATCATGTTTCACGTGTCCACCAAGCTGCCCTACACAGAAGGGGACGCCCAGCAGGTAGCCTGGGCACCCACCACCTGCTTCCCACCTGTCCTCCTGTCCCCCATCCACCTGTCCGTTCAGTGTCCACCATACCAGGTTCAGTGGGCCCGGGAATGTAGGAATGGAAATGACCCAGTTCCCCGACTTGTGGGCTCTGGCCGGGGTAGGGGGGGGACAAGCTGCTGCAATGCTgcagaagcctcagtttccacatccgtgaaatggggataatcacGGCACCGACCTAATAGGTGAGCATAAGTGAGGGAGTGCACACAGAGTGGCTGCAACAGTGTCTGGTGCACAGCAAGAAATCAGTATCTGTGTTAGTGTGTTTACAGGATGTGAAGGGCATTGTGGGGTCACGGGCCCCCACAGGTAGGCTTGGCAGAGGTGGGAGTCAGGAAAAGCTTTCAAGAGAAAGTGACTTGTAGGCTGTGAAGGAGCTGGGAGAAGGCAGGGGCCCGTTCCAGGTGGAGAGAAGGGCTTTCACCTTctgcaaaggcctggaggggaGGAAGTGCAGGCATGTTCCAGCAGCCAGACTCAGAAATTTGTCACCTGTCCTAAGCTTCCTGCAGGGCTGTCTGCCTTACCctgtgcccccaccccagggagatAAAAGGGTAAtgtgagaaaaatgagaatatttagtCCTTATTTTTAGTGTAATTTAAAAGCATCCTCTGTGCATTTCAGCTACATGAATAGATACGGAGTGGAACTGATTTGTTCAAGAGGGGTCCTCCTTATCGTATTTAGATGGGAGAAAGGCTGAGAGCTAGGGCCTGGGGACCAGGATCCCTGGGCTCGAATTCCCTAACTCACTGTACGGCCTTGCAATCACTTCTCTCttggcctcggtttcctcatctgtcacagGCTTCCAAGAAAACGGAAATAATTTTAAGACAAGTTTCTCACCacattttttttggggggaagcaGATCCTTAGACGTGCCCTCTGCCTACCCcaaaccctcccccacccctgcggGCAGCCTCCCCTGTGCCCCGGGGCCCTCTCCAGCCGGTTGTGAAGGCCTGTGGCCCTGTGCTCAGTTGCAGCGGAAGCGGCACATCGGGAATGACATCGTCGCCGTGGTCTTCCAGGACGAGAACACGCCCTTTGTGCCTGACATGATCGCGTCCAACTTCCTGCACGCCTATGTGGTGGTGCAGGCCGAGGGTGGGGGGCCCGACGGCCCCCTCTACAAGGTGGGTGATCGCAGGGGCATCAGCCACCGGCCCAGCCACAGCCCCAGCCACAGCCCCGCCCTCACTCACTGTGAGTTCTCCCGCACCTGTTATCCCAACTGTAAATGGAACTGTCCGAGGGGCTCTGAGCCCCCGTCTTGCTCTGATGGAGGATTCCCATCCTGCCCGCTCtgctccccaaagtcccccccaAAAGAGGCTGGTCATCCTCCTCCACTCTTTAGCCACCTCCGCCTTCATCCTCGATGACTCCTGAGAtccccaccccttcccaccaCTCAAATTCAGGACCAAGGATGGAGGAGCTGAGATCCTGGGGTTCCCTCGCCCAGGCAGCAGTCACCGAGCCTTCCCCACGAAGCGGCAGGCCCGGTGCCCAGCGTAGGGCAGGACAGGGAGGTGAATTAGGGGTTTCTGGCTGGTGTGGGGACTCCACAGGCACTGCTGCCCTGCCTTCCAGGTCTCGGTCACCGCGAGAGACGACGTGCCCTTCTTCGGGCCCCCCCTCCCGGACCCCGCTGTGTTCAGGAAGGTAAGGGGCAGCTCCCAGCCCCGGCCATGGGCAGAGCAGGACTAAATGGGTTGGGGCCGAGGGGGGCACACATTTTGCCATACAAGGTCCTGAagtcctactgtgtgccgggGCAGCTGGGCTCTCCTAACCTGGCTTTTCTGTTCATCTTGATAAAAACTGTGCCCTTTATTTACAAAGTCAGAACAAACTctattatcattttacatttttcatagcAGACTCTGTGGCCTTTcctcatttctattctttttgacAATTACAGTCTTCTTTCTTCTGAAATGTCGGGGGAGGGGCACGTCTCCCTTGCCTCCCAGAAGCCACACTTCCAGCCTTGGCTTCAGCTTTCTCCCAGACTGAGGCAGTAGGAGACCCCAACCCAGCCCCCTACATCTGTGGGGTCTGTTATCCCGAGGGGTGGGCAGCCATGAAGGGCATAGGGGCCCTCAGAGGTGCCTGAGCTGGGGAGCTGAGCCAGGAGCTGCCCTTCTGGGAGGGAAGAAGGCCACCCCCAGACCCCAGCAGGGCGTGGCTCAGGAgctccagccccagagccccagtctcTGTGTTCACCTGAcccccctttctcttctcttccacacTGGGGGCTCCCAGGGGCCTGAGTTCCAGGAATTTTTGCTGACAAAGTTGATCAATGCTGAATATGCTTGCTACAAGGCAGAGAAGTTTGCCAAACTGGAGGTAAGGATGGCCCCCGCCTGTTATTTCAGCCCTGCCCCTGGGGAGGGAAAACCCACCTTCAGACCTCGGCCCCAGGGAGGGCTGTCTGGGGGAGGACGGATTTACGGATGGGTGGGCCTTGGGCCAGGCGAGAGGACGTGGGCATTTCTAGGGCCGTGTGAGGAATGCTCAGGAGGGGCTCGAGGGTGGACAGGCCAGCACAGAGGACactgtgggggagggagagaatggttgggggtggggggtagggacAGGAAGCCAGATCTTGGAGGGGCCGTGAGGAGCCCTGGGGGCTGCTTGAGCTGCCGAGGGGCCTGGGGTAAGCCGGCGTGGTCTTCGGGGGCCCAGGCCCACCCCCCACCACTCAGAGAAGGTGCCTGGGATTCGCACTGTGGGACGAAGGGCTGATCTCTGGGGTCTCTCCTGCCGGCCCGGCCCACAGGAGCGGACACGGGCTGCCCTCCTGGAGACGCTCTACGAGGAACTACACATCCACAGCCAGTCCATGATGGGCCTGGGCGGCGACGAGGACAAGATGGAGaacggcggcggtggcggcggcttCTTCGAGTCTTTCAAGGTGAAGGGCCTGGGTCTACCTGAGCGCGGAGGGACAGGGACGTAAAGTGCGGGGTGTGGCTAGGGGCGGGCTCGCTTGAAAGCGGAGTGGGGGCGTGGGTCGGGGTGGAGCCAGGGGTGGGGACTGGGACAAGGCGAGGGGGTGTGGCTAGGGGCTGACTCACATTGGAGGTGGAGGGGGCGCGGCTTGGAGTGGGCCCGGGGGTGGGGTTAATAGACCCAGGTGTGAGCACGGGCTAGGCGGGCTCGTGTCTGGTGTAGAGTCTGGGTGATGGAGAGCCTCAGGGTTGTCCTAGGGTTTAGGGTGGGCGTCGACTGGGGATGTGGTCTGTGCCTGGGGTAGAGCTTGCGGTTGGGAGTGTAAGTTGGGGCTCCGGTTTGGGGAGGAGTTAATGGTTGGAGGCGGGGCCTAGGCTTGGGGGCGGAGTCTGTGTGGGAGTTCTGCTGAAGGTTGGAGCTTTCTGGGTGGCAACAAGATGCCTCTGGTGCCGAGGGTGGTGGCTGCCAGGTCAGCCGGCAGAGAAGAGAGGCCTCTGTCCTCACCAAGGGAAAAGAACAGAGGTCTAGGAAGGGGGTGAACAGAGCGCCCATAGGAGAGGGACCGggcctgtgtgacctcaggcccgTGTGACCCCCCCTGGCTGTCTCTGGTTTAGCTTAGTATTAAGAACACAGtctccctgggttcaaatcccagctctgccacttaccagcttgAGCcttctcggagcctcagtttctttatccgtTGGGCAGGGTCATGGCCACTTATCCC
This genomic interval carries:
- the RAP1GAP gene encoding rap1 GTPase-activating protein 1 isoform X10; protein product: MAQPRPLAPPGRPRRGSLPAGAGWQNTDLFEMIEKMQGSRMDEQRCAFPPPLKTEEDYIPYPSVHEVLGREGPFPLILLPQFGGYWIEGTNHELTSIPETEPLQSPTAKVKLECNPTARIYRKHFLGKEHFNYYSLDAALGHLVFSLKYDVIGDQEHLRLLLRTKCRTYHDVIPISCLTEFPNVVQMAKLVCEDVNVDRFYPVLYPKASRLIVTFDEHVISNNFKFGVIYQKLGQTSEEELFSTNEESPAFVEFLEFLGQKVKLQDFKGFRGGLDVTHGQTGTESVYCNFRNKEIMFHVSTKLPYTEGDAQQLQRKRHIGNDIVAVVFQDENTPFVPDMIASNFLHAYVVVQAEGGGPDGPLYKVSVTARDDVPFFGPPLPDPAVFRKGPEFQEFLLTKLINAEYACYKAEKFAKLEERTRAALLETLYEELHIHSQSMMGLGGDEDKMENGGGGGGFFESFKRVIRSRSQSMDAMGLSNKKPNTVSTSHSGSFAPNNPDLAKAAGISLIVPGKSPTRKKSGPFGSRRSSAIGIENIQEVQEKRESPPAGQKTPDSGHVSQEPKSETSSTQSSPEMPTTKNRAETAAQRAEVLKDFSRSSSSASSFASVVEETEGVDGDDTGLESVSSSGTPHKRDSFIYSTWLEDSVSTTSGGSSPGPSRSPHPDAGKSGDPACPEIKIQLEASEQHVPQLGC
- the RAP1GAP gene encoding rap1 GTPase-activating protein 1 isoform X5 yields the protein MSGRKRSFTFGAYGGVDKSFAPRRTVWRSDGQNQRFPQALDLTRVDLDPSHTASRRPKNTDLFEMIEKMQGSRMDEQRCAFPPPLKTEEDYIPYPSVHEVLGREGPFPLILLPQFGGYWIEGTNHELTSIPETEPLQSPTAKVKLECNPTARIYRKHFLGKEHFNYYSLDAALGHLVFSLKYDVIGDQEHLRLLLRTKCRTYHDVIPISCLTEFPNVVQMAKLVCEDVNVDRFYPVLYPKASRLIVTFDEHVISNNFKFGVIYQKLGQTSEEELFSTNEESPAFVEFLEFLGQKVKLQDFKGFRGGLDVTHGQTGTESVYCNFRNKEIMFHVSTKLPYTEGDAQQLQRKRHIGNDIVAVVFQDENTPFVPDMIASNFLHAYVVVQAEGGGPDGPLYKVSVTARDDVPFFGPPLPDPAVFRKGPEFQEFLLTKLINAEYACYKAEKFAKLEERTRAALLETLYEELHIHSQSMMGLGGDEDKMENGGGGGGFFESFKRVIRSRSQSMDAMGLSNKKPNTVSTSHSGSFAPNNPDLAKAAGISLIVPGKSPTRKKSGPFGSRRSSAIGIENIQEVQEKRESPPAGQKTPDSGHVSQEPKSETSSTQSSPEMPTTKNRAETAAQRAEVLKDFSRSSSSASSFASVVEETEGVDGDDTGLESVSSSGTPHKRDSFIYSTWLEDSVSTTSGGSSPGPSRSPHPDAGKSGDPACPEIKIQLEASEQHVPQLGC
- the RAP1GAP gene encoding rap1 GTPase-activating protein 1 isoform X6 translates to MSVRSAPCWVDKSFAPRRTVWRSDGQNQRFPQALDLTRVDLDPSHTASRRPKNTDLFEMIEKMQGSRMDEQRCAFPPPLKTEEDYIPYPSVHEVLGREGPFPLILLPQFGGYWIEGTNHELTSIPETEPLQSPTAKVKLECNPTARIYRKHFLGKEHFNYYSLDAALGHLVFSLKYDVIGDQEHLRLLLRTKCRTYHDVIPISCLTEFPNVVQMAKLVCEDVNVDRFYPVLYPKASRLIVTFDEHVISNNFKFGVIYQKLGQTSEEELFSTNEESPAFVEFLEFLGQKVKLQDFKGFRGGLDVTHGQTGTESVYCNFRNKEIMFHVSTKLPYTEGDAQQLQRKRHIGNDIVAVVFQDENTPFVPDMIASNFLHAYVVVQAEGGGPDGPLYKVSVTARDDVPFFGPPLPDPAVFRKGPEFQEFLLTKLINAEYACYKAEKFAKLEERTRAALLETLYEELHIHSQSMMGLGGDEDKMENGGGGGGFFESFKRVIRSRSQSMDAMGLSNKKPNTVSTSHSGSFAPNNPDLAKAAGISLIVPGKSPTRKKSGPFGSRRSSAIGIENIQEVQEKRESPPAGQKTPDSGHVSQEPKSETSSTQSSPEMPTTKNRAETAAQRAEVLKDFSRSSSSASSFASVVEETEGVDGDDTGLESVSSSGTPHKRDSFIYSTWLEDSVSTTSGGSSPGPSRSPHPDAGKSGDPACPEIKIQLEASEQHVPQLGC
- the RAP1GAP gene encoding rap1 GTPase-activating protein 1 isoform X13, which translates into the protein MIEKMQGSRMDEQRCAFPPPLKTEEDYIPYPSVHEVLGREGPFPLILLPQFGGYWIEGTNHELTSIPETEPLQSPTAKVKLECNPTARIYRKHFLGKEHFNYYSLDAALGHLVFSLKYDVIGDQEHLRLLLRTKCRTYHDVIPISCLTEFPNVVQMAKLVCEDVNVDRFYPVLYPKASRLIVTFDEHVISNNFKFGVIYQKLGQTSEEELFSTNEESPAFVEFLEFLGQKVKLQDFKGFRGGLDVTHGQTGTESVYCNFRNKEIMFHVSTKLPYTEGDAQQLQRKRHIGNDIVAVVFQDENTPFVPDMIASNFLHAYVVVQAEGGGPDGPLYKVSVTARDDVPFFGPPLPDPAVFRKGPEFQEFLLTKLINAEYACYKAEKFAKLEERTRAALLETLYEELHIHSQSMMGLGGDEDKMENGGGGGGFFESFKRVIRSRSQSMDAMGLSNKKPNTVSTSHSGSFAPNNPDLAKAAGISLLIPGKSASRFGRRGSAIGIGTVEESLIVPGKSPTRKKSGPFGSRRSSAIGIENIQEVQEKRESPPAGQKTPDSGHVSQEPKSETSSTQSSPEMPTTKNSASSFASVVEETEGVDGDDTGLESVSSSGTPHKRDSFIYSTWLEDSVSTTSGGSSPGPSRSPHPDAGKSGDPACPEIKIQLEASEQHVPQLGC
- the RAP1GAP gene encoding rap1 GTPase-activating protein 1 isoform X12; the protein is MIEKMQGSRMDEQRCAFPPPLKTEEDYIPYPSVHEVLGREGPFPLILLPQFGGYWIEGTNHELTSIPETEPLQSPTAKVKLECNPTARIYRKHFLGKEHFNYYSLDAALGHLVFSLKYDVIGDQEHLRLLLRTKCRTYHDVIPISCLTEFPNVVQMAKLVCEDVNVDRFYPVLYPKASRLIVTFDEHVISNNFKFGVIYQKLGQTSEEELFSTNEESPAFVEFLEFLGQKVKLQDFKGFRGGLDVTHGQTGTESVYCNFRNKEIMFHVSTKLPYTEGDAQQLQRKRHIGNDIVAVVFQDENTPFVPDMIASNFLHAYVVVQAEGGGPDGPLYKVSVTARDDVPFFGPPLPDPAVFRKGPEFQEFLLTKLINAEYACYKAEKFAKLEERTRAALLETLYEELHIHSQSMMGLGGDEDKMENGGGGGGFFESFKRVIRSRSQSMDAMGLSNKKPNTVSTSHSGSFAPNNPDLAKAAGISLIVPGKSPTRKKSGPFGSRRSSAIGIENIQEVQEKRPSAESPRCPRVPRRESPPAGQKTPDSGHVSQEPKSETSSTQSSPEMPTTKNRAETAAQRAEVLKDFSRSSSSASSFASVVEETEGVDGDDTGLESVSSSGTPHKRDSFIYSTWLEDSVSTTSGGSSPGPSRSPHPDAGKSGDPACPEIKIQLEASEQHVPQLGC
- the RAP1GAP gene encoding rap1 GTPase-activating protein 1 isoform X15, which produces MIEKMQGSRMDEQRCAFPPPLKTEEDYIPYPSVHEVLGREGPFPLILLPQFGGYWIEGTNHELTSIPETEPLQSPTAKVKLECNPTARIYRKHFLGKEHFNYYSLDAALGHLVFSLKYDVIGDQEHLRLLLRTKCRTYHDVIPISCLTEFPNVVQMAKLVCEDVNVDRFYPVLYPKASRLIVTFDEHVISNNFKFGVIYQKLGQTSEEELFSTNEESPAFVEFLEFLGQKVKLQDFKGFRGGLDVTHGQTGTESVYCNFRNKEIMFHVSTKLPYTEGDAQQLQRKRHIGNDIVAVVFQDENTPFVPDMIASNFLHAYVVVQAEGGGPDGPLYKVSVTARDDVPFFGPPLPDPAVFRKGPEFQEFLLTKLINAEYACYKAEKFAKLEERTRAALLETLYEELHIHSQSMMGLGGDEDKMENGGGGGGFFESFKRVIRSRSQSMDAMGLSNKKPNTVSTSHSGSFAPNNPDLAKAAGISLIVPGKSPTRKKSGPFGSRRSSAIGIENIQEVQEKRESPPAGQKTPDSGHVSQEPKSETSSTQSSPEMPTTKNSASSFASVVEETEGVDGDDTGLESVSSSGTPHKRDSFIYSTWLEDSVSTTSGGSSPGPSRSPHPDAGKSGDPACPEIKIQLEASEQHVPQLGC